In Fodinicola acaciae, the following proteins share a genomic window:
- a CDS encoding non-ribosomal peptide synthetase, translating into MATEHTAVGADRPEVRGLTLLEGLLAGRPEEIAVRGEDGELTYAALAVRVNQLAHQLRAVGAGPQAYVAIRLPRSLDLVVAILGVLAAGAAYVPVDPEYPAERIRYLLADCGAGILISDRPADGVVVVRPDDPAISGQSKEKPLVRVRPGDAAYVIYTSGSTGLPKGVVVEHAAIAGHLRWMQETFRLDSGDRVLQKTTASFDVSVWEFLWPLMAGARLVLARPGGQRDPRYLAETIVAEDITTVHFVPSMLRAFLDDPAAGRCGGLRRVLCSGEALPAPLAADCDRILQVSPDNLYGPTEAAIDVTWWPYERGAVEVPIGRPVWNTEVLVLDDDLRPAESGELFLAGAQLARGYHDRPGLTADRFRPHPTRAGERMYATGDLVRWRPDGTLAYLGRTDQQVKLHGFRIELGEVEAALLAHPGVAEAAVVLREDRLAAYVVPSSERAAAVRRLLAFDDEQTRVELPGGMTAFVANRAEADFMVEEIFTDRVYADGGIRLPQDACVFDVGANAGLFSLFVAQNCPRARIFAFEPMPPLVELLRRNLAVHGVTAEVFPYALGEVDGTATFSYYPHATVLSGRYADPRAEAGVVRSLVSGQLAENLADGVIDDLLSDRLRTETYECAVRTLSDVIADSGVEHIDLLKIDVEKAELDVLAGLKEDDFARIDQLVVEVHDTGGRLAAVTNLLTRQGYRTVAKRDPQLAGTDLHNVYATRLPATELPQSGENDSGWHSGDQLLADVRAALRQTLPAHLVPTAWTLLERLPVTTNGKLDRAALPMPNARSSTPYVPPRTETEKTLCQVWKALLGAEKVGVDDDFFDLGGNSLAVARLVSRVRAAFGVELPAKAVFEARTVGRLVAEIAAAGRPTIPPIRPTDRTGPMPLSLPQQRVWFLEQLVPGNLAYNAQVTIRLTGALDVDALRRTLTEIVRRHEIFRTRFREVDGVGVAQVVPPLPVDLPVIEVGATESESLVAAAVRTSFDLSKPPLARWTLLRHGETDHTLVQVEHHFVHDGWSLARLLGELTAIYPAYAGGRASPLPEPTIQYGDFTAWQRDWMRGEVLERHLGFWAGKLAGAPATLELPTDRPRPARQSFRGDAIQLPVPPELVKRLRTFAHTNEVTLFSVMLAGFSALLKRYTGQDDVVVGTGIANRRLAETEQLLGMVVNTLPLRLDVAGAAGIAELARRARDVTVEADAWQDLPLDRLVDRLKIARDPSRNPLFGVMFSFHDSPIPDLRFGGLAGELTYRHNGSAKTDINVVAIPAGADGITLIWEYATDLFDRATARRMVDHYFALLGAALSEPDRPVDLVPMLAADDEERLVRAVNRTAKPYPQDATIAEIFARQVAKNPSAVAVRHRQVQLTYAELDARSEAVASQLQAYGVGRDMPVAVLLRPGPEFVVGLLGALKAGGAYVPINPANPPDRIRWMLADSGARAVVTDRTLAKKVDGLPIVFPDAEMLRPIAPVAHPRGLAYVIYTSGSTGRPKGVMVEQRSVLRLIFGQDYIDFGPHQRISQALDPSFDGSTFEFWSPLLHGGCLCVIDPEVVQSPAEFAAELRRLAVTTTLLTTALFNEVVATAPDAFDGMHAVLFGGEAASPERLRTLLARQHKPDRIVNYFGPTEATTCTNAARIDEVAAGVTTVPIGSPIANTTAYVMDRAGKPVGGGIPGELYVGGPGVARGYVGKPGLTADRFVPDPYADGGRLYRTGDLVRWRSDGELEFLGRVDEQVKIRGFRVEPGEVAAMLTEHPAVAEAAVVVDGDGDRRLVAYVVAKETAGLREFLVQRLPVYLVPAAIVRLDSMPLTPHGKVDRQALPAAPPARIAEATAPRTETERRIADMCASLLGVETVGVFTDFYAAGGHSLLASRLVAQVNAAFGVRVRLGEFLLRPRIADLATAVGSATRDAAPAPHRQELRDLLDNLDELSDEQVEELLREEQL; encoded by the coding sequence GTGGCGACCGAACACACAGCGGTCGGTGCCGACCGGCCGGAGGTCCGCGGCCTGACCCTGCTCGAGGGGTTGCTCGCTGGCCGGCCGGAGGAGATCGCCGTTCGCGGCGAGGACGGCGAGCTGACATACGCTGCGCTTGCGGTGCGTGTCAACCAACTCGCGCACCAGCTGCGAGCGGTGGGGGCTGGCCCGCAGGCATACGTGGCGATCCGGTTGCCGCGTTCGCTCGATCTGGTGGTGGCCATTCTCGGCGTGCTCGCGGCCGGTGCCGCGTACGTGCCGGTGGATCCGGAGTATCCGGCCGAACGGATCCGCTATCTGCTCGCCGACTGCGGCGCCGGGATCCTGATCAGTGACCGGCCCGCCGACGGCGTTGTCGTCGTACGTCCGGACGACCCGGCGATTTCCGGCCAGTCCAAGGAAAAACCGCTCGTGCGGGTGCGGCCCGGCGATGCCGCGTACGTCATCTATACGTCCGGCTCGACCGGTCTGCCCAAGGGCGTCGTCGTCGAGCACGCCGCCATCGCCGGCCATCTGCGCTGGATGCAGGAGACTTTTCGGCTGGACAGCGGCGATCGCGTGCTGCAGAAGACGACGGCGAGCTTCGACGTGTCGGTCTGGGAGTTCCTCTGGCCACTGATGGCCGGCGCGCGGCTGGTGCTGGCCCGGCCCGGCGGACAGCGGGATCCCCGCTACCTGGCCGAAACCATCGTCGCCGAGGACATCACCACCGTCCATTTCGTGCCGTCGATGCTGCGGGCATTTCTGGATGACCCGGCTGCCGGTCGATGTGGCGGCCTGCGCCGCGTACTGTGCAGCGGCGAGGCGTTGCCGGCCCCTCTGGCCGCCGACTGCGACCGGATTTTGCAGGTATCACCGGACAATCTCTACGGTCCGACCGAGGCCGCGATCGATGTCACGTGGTGGCCGTACGAACGCGGCGCGGTCGAGGTGCCGATCGGCCGCCCGGTGTGGAACACCGAGGTCCTCGTCCTCGACGACGACCTGCGGCCGGCCGAGTCCGGCGAGCTTTTCCTGGCCGGCGCCCAACTCGCCCGCGGCTACCACGACCGCCCCGGGTTGACCGCCGATCGCTTTCGGCCCCACCCGACGCGGGCCGGCGAGCGGATGTACGCGACCGGCGACCTGGTCCGCTGGCGGCCGGACGGCACGCTGGCCTACCTTGGCCGGACCGACCAGCAGGTGAAACTGCACGGCTTCCGGATCGAGCTCGGCGAGGTGGAGGCAGCACTGCTCGCCCATCCAGGTGTGGCCGAGGCGGCCGTCGTCCTGCGCGAGGACCGGCTGGCGGCGTACGTCGTGCCATCCAGCGAGCGAGCGGCCGCGGTCCGTCGTCTCCTCGCCTTTGACGATGAACAGACCAGGGTCGAGCTGCCGGGTGGGATGACGGCTTTCGTCGCCAACCGCGCCGAAGCCGACTTCATGGTCGAGGAGATCTTCACCGACCGGGTGTACGCCGACGGCGGCATCCGGTTGCCGCAGGACGCGTGTGTGTTCGACGTCGGTGCCAACGCGGGCCTGTTTTCGTTGTTCGTGGCGCAGAACTGCCCGCGAGCCCGGATTTTCGCGTTCGAGCCGATGCCACCGCTGGTCGAGTTGCTGCGGCGCAACCTGGCCGTCCACGGCGTGACCGCCGAGGTTTTCCCGTACGCGTTGGGAGAAGTGGACGGGACCGCGACGTTCTCCTACTATCCGCACGCCACCGTGCTGTCCGGCCGGTATGCCGATCCGCGGGCCGAGGCCGGCGTCGTACGTTCGCTGGTTTCCGGGCAGTTGGCCGAAAACCTGGCCGACGGCGTGATCGACGACCTGCTGTCCGACCGGTTGCGGACCGAGACCTACGAGTGCGCCGTGCGCACATTGAGCGACGTCATCGCCGACAGCGGTGTGGAGCATATTGACCTGCTGAAGATCGACGTGGAGAAGGCCGAGCTGGATGTGCTCGCCGGTCTCAAAGAAGACGACTTCGCACGGATCGACCAACTCGTGGTCGAGGTGCACGACACCGGCGGCCGGCTGGCCGCGGTGACGAATTTGCTGACCAGACAGGGCTATCGGACTGTCGCCAAACGCGATCCTCAGCTGGCCGGCACCGACCTCCACAACGTCTACGCCACCCGGCTCCCGGCCACCGAACTGCCGCAGAGCGGGGAAAACGACTCCGGCTGGCACAGCGGCGACCAGCTGCTCGCCGATGTCCGCGCGGCGCTGAGGCAGACACTGCCGGCGCACCTGGTGCCAACCGCCTGGACCCTGCTGGAGCGGCTTCCGGTCACCACCAACGGAAAGTTGGATCGTGCCGCACTGCCGATGCCGAATGCGCGCAGCAGCACGCCGTACGTGCCACCGCGTACCGAGACGGAAAAGACGCTCTGCCAGGTGTGGAAGGCGTTGCTCGGAGCGGAAAAGGTCGGCGTCGACGACGACTTCTTCGATCTGGGCGGAAACTCGCTCGCGGTGGCTCGGCTGGTGTCGCGGGTACGCGCGGCCTTCGGCGTGGAGTTGCCGGCGAAAGCGGTGTTCGAGGCAAGGACAGTGGGGCGGCTGGTCGCCGAGATTGCCGCGGCGGGCCGGCCCACGATCCCGCCGATCCGGCCTACCGACCGCACCGGTCCGATGCCGCTTTCGCTGCCACAGCAACGAGTCTGGTTCCTGGAACAGTTGGTGCCCGGAAACCTCGCGTACAACGCGCAGGTCACCATCCGGCTGACCGGCGCGCTGGACGTCGATGCGCTGCGCCGGACGCTGACCGAGATCGTTCGCCGGCACGAAATCTTCCGTACGAGGTTTCGGGAGGTCGACGGGGTCGGCGTGGCTCAGGTCGTGCCGCCGCTGCCGGTCGACCTGCCGGTGATCGAGGTCGGCGCGACAGAGTCGGAAAGTCTCGTCGCCGCCGCCGTACGGACCTCCTTCGACCTGAGCAAGCCGCCGCTGGCGAGATGGACGCTGCTCAGACACGGCGAGACCGATCACACGCTCGTGCAGGTCGAGCATCACTTCGTCCACGACGGCTGGTCGCTGGCCCGGCTGCTTGGCGAGCTGACCGCGATCTATCCGGCGTACGCGGGTGGACGGGCCAGCCCGCTGCCGGAGCCGACGATCCAGTACGGCGATTTCACCGCGTGGCAACGCGACTGGATGCGTGGCGAGGTGTTGGAGCGGCATCTTGGCTTCTGGGCCGGAAAACTGGCCGGCGCGCCGGCGACATTGGAGCTGCCGACCGACCGGCCCCGGCCGGCGCGGCAGAGTTTCCGTGGTGACGCCATCCAACTGCCGGTGCCGCCGGAGCTGGTGAAGCGACTACGGACGTTCGCGCACACCAACGAGGTGACGCTTTTCAGCGTCATGCTGGCCGGTTTCTCCGCACTGCTGAAGCGATACACCGGACAGGACGACGTCGTCGTCGGCACCGGCATCGCCAACCGCCGGTTGGCCGAGACCGAACAACTGCTCGGCATGGTGGTCAACACCCTGCCGCTGCGACTGGATGTCGCCGGTGCCGCCGGAATCGCCGAGCTGGCCCGCCGGGCCCGGGATGTCACGGTCGAGGCGGATGCCTGGCAGGACCTGCCGCTGGACCGGCTGGTCGACCGGTTGAAGATCGCCCGCGACCCGTCCCGCAACCCGCTTTTCGGCGTCATGTTCAGCTTTCACGACTCGCCGATCCCCGACCTGCGGTTTGGCGGCCTGGCCGGTGAGCTGACATATCGGCACAACGGCTCGGCGAAGACCGACATCAACGTCGTAGCGATCCCCGCCGGCGCGGACGGCATCACCCTGATTTGGGAATATGCCACCGATCTGTTCGATCGCGCGACCGCGCGACGGATGGTCGATCACTACTTTGCCTTGCTCGGCGCGGCATTGAGCGAGCCCGACCGGCCGGTCGATCTGGTGCCGATGCTCGCCGCGGACGACGAAGAGCGGTTGGTGCGGGCGGTCAACCGTACGGCCAAACCGTATCCGCAGGACGCGACCATCGCGGAGATATTTGCTCGGCAGGTGGCCAAAAACCCGTCGGCGGTCGCTGTCCGGCATCGGCAGGTGCAGCTCACGTATGCCGAGCTGGATGCGCGCTCGGAGGCAGTCGCCAGCCAGTTGCAGGCCTACGGTGTGGGCCGCGACATGCCAGTGGCGGTCCTGCTGCGACCCGGTCCGGAGTTCGTCGTCGGCCTGCTCGGCGCGCTGAAAGCCGGCGGCGCGTACGTGCCGATCAATCCGGCCAATCCACCGGACCGGATCCGCTGGATGCTGGCGGACTCGGGTGCACGGGCCGTGGTCACCGACCGGACGTTGGCGAAGAAGGTCGACGGCCTGCCGATCGTCTTTCCTGACGCGGAAATGCTGCGGCCGATCGCCCCAGTGGCGCATCCGCGCGGTCTCGCGTACGTCATCTACACCTCGGGTTCGACCGGCCGGCCGAAGGGGGTGATGGTCGAACAGCGGTCCGTTCTGCGCCTGATCTTCGGTCAGGACTACATCGATTTCGGTCCGCACCAACGAATCTCGCAGGCTCTCGACCCGTCCTTCGACGGCAGCACCTTCGAGTTCTGGAGTCCATTGCTGCACGGCGGCTGCCTGTGCGTGATCGACCCCGAAGTGGTGCAGAGCCCAGCCGAGTTCGCCGCCGAGCTGCGTCGGCTGGCGGTCACGACGACGCTGTTGACGACCGCGCTTTTCAACGAGGTGGTCGCGACCGCGCCCGACGCTTTCGACGGCATGCACGCGGTGCTGTTCGGTGGCGAGGCGGCCAGCCCGGAGCGGTTGCGAACTTTGCTGGCACGGCAGCACAAACCCGATCGGATAGTGAACTACTTCGGTCCGACCGAGGCGACCACCTGCACGAACGCGGCACGCATCGACGAGGTCGCGGCCGGGGTGACGACAGTGCCGATCGGGTCGCCGATCGCCAACACGACCGCGTACGTGATGGACCGGGCCGGAAAGCCGGTCGGCGGCGGAATTCCCGGGGAACTGTATGTGGGCGGCCCCGGTGTCGCGCGCGGTTATGTCGGCAAACCGGGGTTGACGGCGGACCGGTTCGTACCGGATCCGTACGCGGACGGCGGCCGCCTCTACCGCACCGGCGATCTGGTGCGCTGGCGGTCCGACGGTGAGCTGGAATTTCTGGGCCGGGTCGACGAACAGGTGAAGATCCGCGGTTTCCGGGTCGAGCCGGGCGAGGTCGCCGCGATGCTGACCGAGCACCCCGCCGTCGCGGAGGCAGCAGTGGTGGTGGATGGCGACGGCGATCGCCGGCTGGTCGCGTACGTCGTGGCCAAGGAAACCGCCGGACTGCGGGAGTTTCTGGTGCAACGGCTGCCGGTTTACCTCGTGCCGGCGGCGATAGTACGGCTGGACAGCATGCCGCTGACCCCGCACGGCAAGGTCGACCGGCAAGCGCTGCCGGCCGCGCCACCGGCGCGGATCGCCGAGGCGACCGCACCGCGCACCGAAACCGAGCGCCGGATCGCCGACATGTGTGCTTCCTTGCTCGGCGTCGAAACCGTCGGCGTGTTCACCGACTTCTACGCCGCCGGCGGTCACTCGCTGCTGGCGAGCAGGTTGGTGGCACAGGTGAACGCGGCTTTCGGCGTCCGCGT
- a CDS encoding DUF5829 family protein: MDNALLDHIFVTVDTETYERARDSAFLRENYARVKVKEARSNLSGKYGSVCVAGTNTLFELFDAAVPPLPGISGGVVLSYEQEAALDDVYQRLLDAGVTEVEQRRVERTVEGDLTLPWYRLVRPNLGENSPVTLMFVAVSPVYYEHIGALPEADGRRTRRGYLDAVLGAENSAGKALADIGAVTLRVRAERAKRIIGTLETIGFQPSRENGEQVLAGTDVAIRIVVDDGAPEGVVAMGAELRQPWKGDPLTLGAGCALGPDGWSFSPYRWEN, translated from the coding sequence ATGGACAACGCACTGCTCGACCACATCTTTGTCACGGTGGACACCGAAACGTACGAACGTGCCCGCGATTCCGCATTTCTGCGGGAAAACTACGCGCGGGTCAAGGTCAAGGAGGCGCGCAGCAACCTCAGCGGCAAATACGGCAGCGTCTGCGTCGCCGGCACCAACACACTTTTCGAACTGTTCGACGCGGCGGTGCCGCCACTGCCGGGGATCAGCGGTGGTGTCGTGCTCTCGTACGAGCAGGAAGCCGCGCTGGACGACGTTTACCAGCGGCTGCTCGACGCCGGCGTGACCGAGGTTGAGCAGCGGCGCGTCGAGCGCACCGTCGAAGGTGACCTCACGTTGCCGTGGTATCGGCTGGTGCGGCCGAATCTGGGGGAGAACAGTCCGGTGACGCTGATGTTCGTCGCGGTTTCACCGGTCTACTACGAACATATCGGCGCGCTTCCGGAGGCGGACGGCCGGCGTACCCGCCGTGGCTATCTGGATGCCGTGCTGGGGGCCGAAAACTCGGCCGGCAAGGCGCTGGCCGACATCGGCGCGGTGACCCTGCGGGTCCGCGCCGAGCGCGCCAAGCGCATCATCGGCACGCTCGAGACGATCGGATTCCAGCCATCGCGGGAAAACGGCGAGCAGGTCTTGGCCGGCACGGACGTGGCGATCCGGATCGTGGTCGACGACGGAGCACCGGAAGGCGTGGTGGCGATGGGTGCCGAGCTTCGTCAGCCGTGGAAGGGTGACCCGTTGACACTCGGCGCCGGCTGCGCGCTCGGGCCGGACGGGTGGTCGTTTAGCCCCTATCGGTGGGAAAACTAG